The following are encoded together in the Fusarium keratoplasticum isolate Fu6.1 chromosome 1, whole genome shotgun sequence genome:
- a CDS encoding NACHT domain-containing protein — MSGLEPLAALGLACSVMQTITFAGQTLSLCRKISKDGQPDPALNDYSLELSKISETLKSNLNRGTGVLSSDDLALRDTAEKCLDVATKLAQEMQNLSPQNGQKGDRISFRLGFKTLFRKPRLEQLETSLRNIQSVMNTQLLVRTLNRVDASTIEQQGALTDSRRLLEDTIQQCSAINENKLDLIAQGNTETRDQLLQAMNNAQSRMEAHIMSESSKNTQLLQTHITAVESNTQRQIDQFQEWKDKQNEEVGYQRLLQSLKFESMEERKNQITENYPQTYCWILEGPDEESSLSEWTTVDEDDSTGGFSPRSSFDGEGGHWDSFVDWLESKCHIYWISGKPGSGKSTLMKFVSSNPKTKRLLGNWQSEVQIFSHYFWKAGSEIQQSLKGLLCSLMYQIFCENRQMALNYLHKTRGICQKPSSSADWDTEKLEALLQNCVSESTSGICLFIDGLDEFSPQGDYHDLLFLLDRLSGPRVKLCLSSRPEQVLRNHLQVHASLRMQDLTENDMRKYATGCLHRAISPTGQKLRIKAFVHSIICKADGVFLWVVLVSKSLARGIENGDSDTELGQRLESMPGDLAALYKDMWSRLNDDCGIYQKSSSWFFNIIFAAEYTVEERVHSRTLQCLKRGSVSVFELMAAADATVLDRFLDRGEEFSTAEIDKRCSHVARAVEIRSAGLLEVSNELPRRNSMVHYAKMKVLFIHRTARDFLLENEDGRRLWQTSEISVNDARTRLIRACLLRCYVWPFPKDIKHLFRYSELSSFLLSVSRTVDKDGDPPEDLTSAIERAYETRRLWSRFADMGLKARNLPRRDPKLIEAKFLLWAGLSGLVRYTAGRILQVQPRNGPDSILDALLYGFCHRVENIRDEETVYEDRGPLIQCLLQQGAAPNGNDDALTSPWVLYLSTILRRLSHYRTAMGSSVSRKASGEVSKTLRVFLEAGASLSGNIPVRVSLTGTQLSYKCVKVCLEEVHFAYSGPSMVILSVNHVWLINGILEQLDPEANMANIGHEQVQPCARVVMAAHKANIQDDRPRCWSMPDEDASKITAQIVSRLRGSARASTMAREEAMRQLQSMMSEVKGRSKLVDEDGVPGFCREGKNFRPGW; from the coding sequence ATGTCTGGCCTCGAGCCTCTGGCAGCCCTCGGGCTTGCCTGCAGCGTCATGCAGACGATAACGTTCGCTGGACAGACTCTCTCACTGTGCAGGAAGATCTCTAAAGATGGACAGCCGGACCCCGCTCTCAACGATTACAGTCTAGAACTGTCAAAAATCTCTGAGACGCTGAAGAGCAATCTGAACAGAGGCACTGGTGTTCTATCGAGCGATGATCTGGCTCTTCGGGACACAGCAGAGAAGTGTCTCGATGTCGCAACCAAGTTGGCCCAAGAGATGCAGAATCTTTCACCTCAGAACGGCCAGAAAGGAGATCGAATTAGTTTTCGACTCGGATTCAAAACACTCTTTCGGAAACCGCGCCTAGAACAGTTGGAGACCAGCCTCAGAAATATCCAATCGGTCATGAACACTCAACTTCTTGTGAGGACACTAAATCGAGTTGATGCCTCTACAATCGAGCAGCAAGGCGCCCTCACTGACTCACGCCGCCTTCTGGAAGACACAATTCAGCAGTGCTCTGCAATAAACGAAAACAAGCTCGATCTGATCGCTCAGGGAAATACGGAAACGCGAGATCAACTGCTCCAGGCCATGAACAATGCGCAATCTCGCATGGAAGCGCACATCATGTCTGAGTCGTCCAAGAACACCCAACTGCTACAAACACACATTACTGCTGTGGAAAGCAACACTCAGCGACAAATAGACCAATTCCAGGAATGGAAAGACAAGCAAAATGAGGAAGTCGGTTATCAGCGCTTACTACAAAGCCTTAAATTCGAAAGCATGGAGGAACGAAAGAATCAAATCACTGAGAACTATCCTCAAACATACTGCTGGATACTCGAGGGACCGGACGAGGAATCCTCCCTTTCAGAGTGGACAactgttgatgaggatgattCTACGGGTGGCTTCTCACCGAGATCCAGTTTCGATGGGGAAGGAGGACACTGGGACAGCTTCGTGGACTGGCTGGAATCCAAATGCCACATCTACTGGATCTCTGGCAAGCCAGGCTCGGGGAAGAGCACTCTGATGAAGTTCGTCTCATCCAATCCCAAGACGAAAAGGCTTTTGGGCAACTGGCAGTCCGAAGTCCAGATTTTCTCGCACTACTTCTGGAAAGCAGGATCAGAGATACAACAAAGTTTGAAGGGCCTACTATGCTCTTTGATGTACCAGATCTTTTGTGAGAACAGACAGATGGCTTTGAATTACCTTCACAAGACACGTGGCATCTGCCAGAAACCGTCATCAAGCGCGGATTGGGACACAGAGAAACTAGAAGCTCTTCTTCAAAACTGTGTTTCGGAATCCACAAGTGGAATTTGTCTGTTCATTGACGGCTTGGACGAATTCTCCCCTCAAGGGGACTATCAtgatcttctcttcctcctggaTAGGCTCTCGGGACCACGAGTCAAACTATGTCTTTCGAGCCGCCCGGAACAGGTCTTGCGAAACCATCTCCAGGTTCACGCAAGTCTCAGAATGCAGGACTTGACAGAAAATGACATGAGAAAATATGCCACAGGATGCTTGCACCGggccatctcaccaacaGGCCAGAAACTACGCATCAAAGCCTTCGTGCATTCCATCATCTGCAAGGCCGATGGGGTATTCCTCTGGGTTGTTCTAGTTTCCAAGAGTCTCGCAAGGGGAATCGAGAACGGTGACTCTGATACTGAACTTGGGCAGAGACTTGAGTCGATGCCGGGAGACCTAGCAGCACTGTACAAAGACATGTGGTCGAGGCTAAACGATGACTGTGGGATTTACCAGAAGAGTTCTTCTTGGTTCTTTAACATCATATTTGCGGCGGAATATACGGTAGAGGAGAGGGTGCACTCCAGAACCCTTCAGTGCCTGAAGCGAGGGTCGGTGTCTGTCTTTGAGCtgatggctgctgctgacgcGACTGTCTTGGATCGATTCTTGGACCGTGGTGAGGAGTTCTCCACCGCAGAGATTGATAAGAGGTGCTCTCACGTTGCGAGGGCAGTCGAGATCCGATCAGCCGGACTTCTTGAAGTGTCCAACGAGCTTCCTAGGAGGAACAGTATGGTGCACTATGCAAAAATGAAGGTCCTGTTCATTCACCGGACAGCTCGCGACTTTCTCCTTGAAAATGAGGACGGGCGGCGCCTCTGGCAGACCAGCGAGATATCCGTAAATGACGCCCGTACGAGACTGATCAGAGCTTGCTTACTGCGTTGCTACGTTTGGCCGTTTCCTAAGGACATCAAACACCTTTTCAGATACAGCGAGCTTAGCTCATTTCTACTCTCAGTCAGCCGTACCGTGGACAAGGATGGTGATCCTCCAGAAGATCTCACATCGGCCATTGAAAGGGCCTACGAGACAAGAAGACTGTGGTCAAGATTCGCAGACATGGGTCTCAAGGCACGGAACTTACCTAGGCGAGATCCGAAATTGATCGAGGCCAAATTTCTCCTCTGGGCAGGCTTGTCAGGGCTCGTGCGCTACACTGCCGGTCGAATACTTCAGGTGCAACCAAGGAATGGCCCTGATTCAATCCTGGATGCGCTTCTGTACGGCTTTTGCCATAGAGTTGAGAACATTAGGGATGAAGAAACTGTGTATGAGGACCGAGGCCCATTGATCCAGTGCCTGTTACAGCAGGGTGCTGCCCCCAACGGCAACGATGATGCCTTGACAAGCCCCTGGGTTCTCTATCTCAGCACGATCTTGAGGAGACTTTCACATTATAGGACAGCTATGGGCTCGAGCGTTAGCCGCAAAGCCTCTGGAGAGGTCTCGAAGACTTTGAGGGTGTTTCTTGAAGCAGGCGCTTCCCTCTCAGGCAATATCCCGGTGCGAGTTTCGCTCACTGGCACTCAGCTTAGCTACAAATGCGTCAAGGTTTGTCTAGAAGAGGTCCACTTTGCTTACAGTGGTCCGTCGATGGTCATCCTCAGTGTCAACCACGTATGGCTGATCAATGGAATTCTCGAGCAACTCGATCCAGAGGCCAACATGGCGAACATAGGGCACGAGCAAGTGCAACCATGTGCCAGGGTAGTAATGGCCGCGCACAAAGCGAACATACAAGATGACCGGCCTCGATGCTGGTCAATGCCTGATGAGGATGCTTCGAAGATCACCGCCCAGATTGTTTCCCGTTTAAGAGGTTCTGCTAGGGCCTCTACCATGGCTCGAGAGGAGGCGATGAGGCAACTGCAAAGCATGATGTCAGAGGTCAAAGGAAGAAGCAAGCTGGTTGACGAAGATGGAGTTCCGGGGTTCTGCAGAGAGGGGAAAAACTTCCGCCCTGGCTGGTGA